A window of the Canis aureus isolate CA01 chromosome 34, VMU_Caureus_v.1.0, whole genome shotgun sequence genome harbors these coding sequences:
- the CDCA7 gene encoding cell division cycle-associated protein 7 isoform X4, which produces MDARRVRQKDHGVKKNVKKFRYVKLISMETSSSSDDSCDSFASDNFANTRLQSDHTGCKTRSQCRRSGPLRVAMKFPTQNTRGAASKRAVPPEPSENSVTDSNSDSEDENGMNFLEKRALNIKQNKAMLAKLMSELESFPGSFPGRRSLPGPSSQSKTPRRRTFPGVASRRNPERRARPLTRSRSRILGSLSALPTEEEEEEEEDKYMLVRKRKTVDNYMNEDDMPRSRRAGSMTLPHIIRPVEEITEEELENICNNSREKIYNRTLGSTCHQCRQKTIDTKTNCRNPECWGVRGQFCGPCLRNRYGEEVKDALLDPNWHCPPCRRICNCSFCRQRDGRCATGVLVYLAKYHGFGNVHAYLKSLKQEFEMQA; this is translated from the exons CAAAAGGATCACGGAGTAAAGAAGAACGTAAAGAAATTTAGATATGTGAAGTTGATTTCCATGGAAACGTCGTCATCCTCTGATGACAGTTGTGACAGCTTTGCTTCTGATAATTTTGCAAACACA AGACTGCAGTCAGACCACACTGGCTGTAAGACCCGCAGCCAGTGCAGACGGTCCGGACCCCTCCGAGTGGCCATGAAGTTTCCAACTCAGAACACCAGGGGAGCCGCCAGCAAAAGAGCAGTGCCCCCCGAACCCTCTGAGAATTCTGTGACTGATTCTAATTCCGATTCAGAAGATGAAAATGGAATGAACTTTTTGGAGAAAAGAGctttaaatataaagcaaaacaaagcaatg CTTGCAAAACTAATGTCGGAATTAGAAAGCTTCCCTGGCTCATTCCCTGGAAGGCGTTCCCTACCAGGCCCCAGTTCA CAGTCAAAGACACCCCGAAGGCGTACATTCCCGGGTGTTGCTTCCAGGAGAAACCCTGAACGAAGAGCTCGTCCTCTTACCAGGTCAAGGTCCCGGATCCTTGGGTCTCTTAGTGCTCTACccacagaagaggaggaggaggaggaggaggataagTATATGTTGGTGAGAAAGAGGAAGACCGTGGACAACTACATGAAT GAAGATGACATGCCCAGAAGTCGTCGCGCTGGATCCATGACCCTTCCACATATAATTCGCCCGGTGGAAGAAATTACAGAGGAAGAGCTGGAGAACATCTGCAACAATTCTCGAGAGAAGATCTATAACCGTACATTG GGATCTACTTGCCATCAATGCCGCCAGAAAACTATTGATACCAAAACAAACTGCAGGAACCCGGAGTGCTGGGGCGTTCGAGGCCAGTTCTGTGGTCCCTGCCTTCGAAACCGTTATGGTGAAGAGGTCAAGGATGCTCTCCTAGATCCA AACTGGCATTGCCCACCTTGCCGCAGGATCTGCAACTGCAGTTTCTGCCGACAGCGAGATGGGAGGTGTGCAACTGGGGTCCTTGTGTATTTAGCCAAATACCATGGCTTTGGGAATGTGCATGCTTACTTGAAAAG cCTGAAACAGGAATTTGAAATGCAAGCATAG
- the CDCA7 gene encoding cell division cycle-associated protein 7 isoform X3, with the protein MDARRVRQKDHGVKKNVKKFRYVKLISMETSSSSDDSCDSFASDNFANTKPRPDVTKELASIFHADSDDESFCGFSESEIQDGMRLQSDHTGCKTRSQCRRSGPLRVAMKFPTQNTRGAASKRAVPPEPSENSVTDSNSDSEDENGMNFLEKRALNIKQNKAMLAKLMSELESFPGSFPGRRSLPGPSSQSKTPRRRTFPGVASRRNPERRARPLTRSRSRILGSLSALPTEEEEEEEEDKYMLVRKRKTVDNYMNEDDMPRSRRAGSMTLPHIIRPVEEITEEELENICNNSREKIYNRTLGSTCHQCRQKTIDTKTNCRNPECWGVRGQFCGPCLRNRYGEEVKDALLDPNWHCPPCRRICNCSFCRQRDGRCATGVLVYLAKYHGFGNVHAYLKSLKQEFEMQA; encoded by the exons CAAAAGGATCACGGAGTAAAGAAGAACGTAAAGAAATTTAGATATGTGAAGTTGATTTCCATGGAAACGTCGTCATCCTCTGATGACAGTTGTGACAGCTTTGCTTCTGATAATTTTGCAAACACA AAACCAAGGCCAGATGTCACTAAAGAACTGGCCAGTATTTTTCATGCCGACTCTGACGATGAATCATTTTGCGGTTTCTCAGAGAGTGAGATACAAGATGGAATG AGACTGCAGTCAGACCACACTGGCTGTAAGACCCGCAGCCAGTGCAGACGGTCCGGACCCCTCCGAGTGGCCATGAAGTTTCCAACTCAGAACACCAGGGGAGCCGCCAGCAAAAGAGCAGTGCCCCCCGAACCCTCTGAGAATTCTGTGACTGATTCTAATTCCGATTCAGAAGATGAAAATGGAATGAACTTTTTGGAGAAAAGAGctttaaatataaagcaaaacaaagcaatg CTTGCAAAACTAATGTCGGAATTAGAAAGCTTCCCTGGCTCATTCCCTGGAAGGCGTTCCCTACCAGGCCCCAGTTCA CAGTCAAAGACACCCCGAAGGCGTACATTCCCGGGTGTTGCTTCCAGGAGAAACCCTGAACGAAGAGCTCGTCCTCTTACCAGGTCAAGGTCCCGGATCCTTGGGTCTCTTAGTGCTCTACccacagaagaggaggaggaggaggaggaggataagTATATGTTGGTGAGAAAGAGGAAGACCGTGGACAACTACATGAAT GAAGATGACATGCCCAGAAGTCGTCGCGCTGGATCCATGACCCTTCCACATATAATTCGCCCGGTGGAAGAAATTACAGAGGAAGAGCTGGAGAACATCTGCAACAATTCTCGAGAGAAGATCTATAACCGTACATTG GGATCTACTTGCCATCAATGCCGCCAGAAAACTATTGATACCAAAACAAACTGCAGGAACCCGGAGTGCTGGGGCGTTCGAGGCCAGTTCTGTGGTCCCTGCCTTCGAAACCGTTATGGTGAAGAGGTCAAGGATGCTCTCCTAGATCCA AACTGGCATTGCCCACCTTGCCGCAGGATCTGCAACTGCAGTTTCTGCCGACAGCGAGATGGGAGGTGTGCAACTGGGGTCCTTGTGTATTTAGCCAAATACCATGGCTTTGGGAATGTGCATGCTTACTTGAAAAG cCTGAAACAGGAATTTGAAATGCAAGCATAG
- the CDCA7 gene encoding cell division cycle-associated protein 7 isoform X2, with amino-acid sequence MDARRVRQKDHGVKKNVKKFRYVKLISMETSSSSDDSCDSFASDNFANTKPKFRSDISEELANVFYEDSDNESFCGFSESEVQDVLDHCGFLQKPRPDVTKELASIFHADSDDESFCGFSESEIQDGMRLQSDHTGCKTRSQCRRSGPLRVAMKFPTQNTRGAASKRAVPPEPSENSVTDSNSDSEDENGMNFLEKRALNIKQNKAMLAKLMSELESFPGSFPGRRSLPGPSSSKTPRRRTFPGVASRRNPERRARPLTRSRSRILGSLSALPTEEEEEEEEDKYMLVRKRKTVDNYMNEDDMPRSRRAGSMTLPHIIRPVEEITEEELENICNNSREKIYNRTLGSTCHQCRQKTIDTKTNCRNPECWGVRGQFCGPCLRNRYGEEVKDALLDPNWHCPPCRRICNCSFCRQRDGRCATGVLVYLAKYHGFGNVHAYLKSLKQEFEMQA; translated from the exons CAAAAGGATCACGGAGTAAAGAAGAACGTAAAGAAATTTAGATATGTGAAGTTGATTTCCATGGAAACGTCGTCATCCTCTGATGACAGTTGTGACAGCTTTGCTTCTGATAATTTTGCAAACACA aaaccTAAATTCAGGTCAGATATCAGTGAAGAACTGGCAAATGTTTTTTATGAGGACTCTGATAATGAATCTTTCTGCGGCTTTTCAGAAAGTGAGGTGCAAGATGTGTTAGACCATTGTGGATTTTTACAGAAACCAAGGCCAGATGTCACTAAAGAACTGGCCAGTATTTTTCATGCCGACTCTGACGATGAATCATTTTGCGGTTTCTCAGAGAGTGAGATACAAGATGGAATG AGACTGCAGTCAGACCACACTGGCTGTAAGACCCGCAGCCAGTGCAGACGGTCCGGACCCCTCCGAGTGGCCATGAAGTTTCCAACTCAGAACACCAGGGGAGCCGCCAGCAAAAGAGCAGTGCCCCCCGAACCCTCTGAGAATTCTGTGACTGATTCTAATTCCGATTCAGAAGATGAAAATGGAATGAACTTTTTGGAGAAAAGAGctttaaatataaagcaaaacaaagcaatg CTTGCAAAACTAATGTCGGAATTAGAAAGCTTCCCTGGCTCATTCCCTGGAAGGCGTTCCCTACCAGGCCCCAGTTCA TCAAAGACACCCCGAAGGCGTACATTCCCGGGTGTTGCTTCCAGGAGAAACCCTGAACGAAGAGCTCGTCCTCTTACCAGGTCAAGGTCCCGGATCCTTGGGTCTCTTAGTGCTCTACccacagaagaggaggaggaggaggaggaggataagTATATGTTGGTGAGAAAGAGGAAGACCGTGGACAACTACATGAAT GAAGATGACATGCCCAGAAGTCGTCGCGCTGGATCCATGACCCTTCCACATATAATTCGCCCGGTGGAAGAAATTACAGAGGAAGAGCTGGAGAACATCTGCAACAATTCTCGAGAGAAGATCTATAACCGTACATTG GGATCTACTTGCCATCAATGCCGCCAGAAAACTATTGATACCAAAACAAACTGCAGGAACCCGGAGTGCTGGGGCGTTCGAGGCCAGTTCTGTGGTCCCTGCCTTCGAAACCGTTATGGTGAAGAGGTCAAGGATGCTCTCCTAGATCCA AACTGGCATTGCCCACCTTGCCGCAGGATCTGCAACTGCAGTTTCTGCCGACAGCGAGATGGGAGGTGTGCAACTGGGGTCCTTGTGTATTTAGCCAAATACCATGGCTTTGGGAATGTGCATGCTTACTTGAAAAG cCTGAAACAGGAATTTGAAATGCAAGCATAG
- the CDCA7 gene encoding cell division cycle-associated protein 7 isoform X1, with product MDARRVRQKDHGVKKNVKKFRYVKLISMETSSSSDDSCDSFASDNFANTKPKFRSDISEELANVFYEDSDNESFCGFSESEVQDVLDHCGFLQKPRPDVTKELASIFHADSDDESFCGFSESEIQDGMRLQSDHTGCKTRSQCRRSGPLRVAMKFPTQNTRGAASKRAVPPEPSENSVTDSNSDSEDENGMNFLEKRALNIKQNKAMLAKLMSELESFPGSFPGRRSLPGPSSQSKTPRRRTFPGVASRRNPERRARPLTRSRSRILGSLSALPTEEEEEEEEDKYMLVRKRKTVDNYMNEDDMPRSRRAGSMTLPHIIRPVEEITEEELENICNNSREKIYNRTLGSTCHQCRQKTIDTKTNCRNPECWGVRGQFCGPCLRNRYGEEVKDALLDPNWHCPPCRRICNCSFCRQRDGRCATGVLVYLAKYHGFGNVHAYLKSLKQEFEMQA from the exons CAAAAGGATCACGGAGTAAAGAAGAACGTAAAGAAATTTAGATATGTGAAGTTGATTTCCATGGAAACGTCGTCATCCTCTGATGACAGTTGTGACAGCTTTGCTTCTGATAATTTTGCAAACACA aaaccTAAATTCAGGTCAGATATCAGTGAAGAACTGGCAAATGTTTTTTATGAGGACTCTGATAATGAATCTTTCTGCGGCTTTTCAGAAAGTGAGGTGCAAGATGTGTTAGACCATTGTGGATTTTTACAGAAACCAAGGCCAGATGTCACTAAAGAACTGGCCAGTATTTTTCATGCCGACTCTGACGATGAATCATTTTGCGGTTTCTCAGAGAGTGAGATACAAGATGGAATG AGACTGCAGTCAGACCACACTGGCTGTAAGACCCGCAGCCAGTGCAGACGGTCCGGACCCCTCCGAGTGGCCATGAAGTTTCCAACTCAGAACACCAGGGGAGCCGCCAGCAAAAGAGCAGTGCCCCCCGAACCCTCTGAGAATTCTGTGACTGATTCTAATTCCGATTCAGAAGATGAAAATGGAATGAACTTTTTGGAGAAAAGAGctttaaatataaagcaaaacaaagcaatg CTTGCAAAACTAATGTCGGAATTAGAAAGCTTCCCTGGCTCATTCCCTGGAAGGCGTTCCCTACCAGGCCCCAGTTCA CAGTCAAAGACACCCCGAAGGCGTACATTCCCGGGTGTTGCTTCCAGGAGAAACCCTGAACGAAGAGCTCGTCCTCTTACCAGGTCAAGGTCCCGGATCCTTGGGTCTCTTAGTGCTCTACccacagaagaggaggaggaggaggaggaggataagTATATGTTGGTGAGAAAGAGGAAGACCGTGGACAACTACATGAAT GAAGATGACATGCCCAGAAGTCGTCGCGCTGGATCCATGACCCTTCCACATATAATTCGCCCGGTGGAAGAAATTACAGAGGAAGAGCTGGAGAACATCTGCAACAATTCTCGAGAGAAGATCTATAACCGTACATTG GGATCTACTTGCCATCAATGCCGCCAGAAAACTATTGATACCAAAACAAACTGCAGGAACCCGGAGTGCTGGGGCGTTCGAGGCCAGTTCTGTGGTCCCTGCCTTCGAAACCGTTATGGTGAAGAGGTCAAGGATGCTCTCCTAGATCCA AACTGGCATTGCCCACCTTGCCGCAGGATCTGCAACTGCAGTTTCTGCCGACAGCGAGATGGGAGGTGTGCAACTGGGGTCCTTGTGTATTTAGCCAAATACCATGGCTTTGGGAATGTGCATGCTTACTTGAAAAG cCTGAAACAGGAATTTGAAATGCAAGCATAG